In the genome of Hymenobacter taeanensis, one region contains:
- a CDS encoding GNAT family N-acetyltransferase yields MHLQLADLSDIDGVLALHQKYQIDTILEEDKKDGFVTTAFTREQLTQLIQEEQGLFIAKQEEQVVAYVMSASWQFWSVWPIFSLMIENLPNLEYAGRTLNTENSYQYGPVCVDKAYRGSGLLETIFEFAREKMSHRYPVLVTFINCINSRSYAAHTQKLGLEVIAEFDFNRNHYLELAYDTSKCLQLSPRHKQEPQQ; encoded by the coding sequence ATGCATCTGCAACTAGCCGACCTTTCCGACATCGACGGTGTCTTGGCGCTCCACCAGAAGTATCAAATAGACACGATCCTTGAGGAAGACAAGAAGGATGGTTTCGTTACTACTGCCTTCACCCGCGAGCAGCTAACCCAGCTGATTCAGGAGGAGCAAGGCTTGTTTATTGCGAAGCAGGAGGAGCAAGTAGTGGCCTACGTCATGTCGGCTTCGTGGCAGTTTTGGTCGGTGTGGCCCATCTTCTCGCTCATGATCGAGAACCTGCCTAACCTAGAATACGCCGGGCGCACTCTCAACACCGAAAACTCTTACCAGTACGGCCCCGTGTGCGTGGATAAAGCCTACCGGGGCAGTGGCTTGCTAGAAACCATTTTTGAATTCGCCCGCGAGAAAATGTCGCACCGTTATCCGGTGCTGGTTACGTTTATCAACTGCATCAACTCCAGGTCGTACGCGGCGCACACCCAAAAGCTGGGCCTTGAAGTCATTGCCGAGTTCGACTTCAACCGTAATCACTACCTCGAACTGGCCTACGACACCTCAAAATGCCTGCAACTGTCCCCGAGGCATAAACAGGAGCCGCAGCAATAG
- a CDS encoding MFS transporter, whose translation MRRILPTIVLAQFFCTSLWFAGNAIAPDIAAQFHLAPGFVAYLTSAVQLGFITGTLTFAVLTIADRFSPSKVFFLSALLAAACNLGVNLHGIGTGELLAFRFLTGFFLAGIYPVGMKIASDYFQAGLGKSLGFLVGALVLGTAFPHLLRSLAAQLPWHYVTLATSGLAVLGGLALVLLVPDGPHRKVGQRVKFSAFLDGFKLPQFRAAAFGYFGHMWELYTFWAFVPVLLGAYNSAHPGVALPVSLLSFIIIGAGGLACVSSGLLSQQLGARPVATAALALSGVCCLVSPLFLQSNTPGLLLAFLFFWGLVVVADSPLFSTLVAQNAPVATRGTALTIVNCLGFALTIVSIQVTNLLGHFVEPQYLYMTLAAGPMLGLLGLWSGSEKRNILHFN comes from the coding sequence ATGCGCCGAATATTACCCACCATTGTGCTGGCGCAGTTTTTCTGCACTTCCTTATGGTTTGCCGGCAACGCTATTGCCCCTGATATAGCCGCGCAGTTTCATCTGGCCCCCGGCTTTGTGGCCTACCTCACCAGCGCCGTGCAGCTGGGCTTTATTACCGGCACGCTCACTTTTGCCGTGCTTACCATCGCCGACCGCTTTTCCCCTTCCAAGGTGTTCTTTCTGAGTGCACTGCTGGCAGCGGCTTGTAACCTGGGCGTCAACCTTCACGGCATCGGTACGGGAGAGCTGCTGGCCTTCCGTTTCCTGACGGGCTTTTTCCTGGCGGGTATTTACCCAGTGGGTATGAAAATAGCCTCCGATTATTTCCAAGCTGGCCTAGGAAAATCATTGGGGTTTCTGGTAGGCGCGCTGGTGTTGGGCACTGCGTTTCCGCACCTGCTCAGGAGCTTGGCGGCGCAGTTGCCGTGGCACTACGTTACGCTGGCCACCTCGGGGCTTGCGGTGCTGGGTGGCCTAGCGCTGGTGTTGCTGGTACCCGATGGCCCTCACCGTAAAGTAGGCCAGCGGGTGAAGTTCTCGGCCTTTCTTGATGGGTTTAAACTGCCTCAGTTCCGAGCGGCGGCGTTTGGTTACTTTGGCCATATGTGGGAGCTGTATACTTTCTGGGCCTTTGTGCCGGTGCTGCTAGGAGCTTATAACTCGGCGCACCCAGGCGTGGCCCTGCCGGTATCGTTGCTCTCGTTTATCATCATCGGGGCGGGTGGCCTGGCGTGCGTGAGCAGCGGGTTGCTTTCGCAGCAGCTGGGGGCGCGGCCAGTAGCCACAGCCGCGTTGGCACTCTCGGGAGTATGCTGTTTGGTGTCGCCGCTATTTCTGCAGAGCAATACGCCCGGTTTGTTGCTGGCGTTCCTGTTCTTTTGGGGGCTCGTGGTAGTAGCCGATTCACCGTTGTTCTCGACGCTGGTAGCGCAAAATGCACCCGTAGCTACACGCGGTACGGCGCTTACTATCGTCAACTGCCTTGGCTTTGCCCTTACTATCGTCAGTATTCAGGTTACCAACTTGCTAGGCCACTTCGTGGAGCCGCAATATCTGTATATGACGCTGGCTGCGGGGCCGATGCTAGGGTTGTTGGGGTTATGGAGTGGTAGTGAGAAGCGAAACATTCTTCACTTTAACTGA
- a CDS encoding lipocalin-like domain-containing protein yields MRTVLLFAAAAVSLVACKPDAASQEAAANSNPLMGTWQLVKGTVIDKGDTSVTDYTKNKNISFVKIINDTHFAFLQHDVHKGKDSAVYVSGGGRYQLNDSTYTEHLEYCSARNWEGNDFAFTVSIKSDTLVQQGVEKVEASGINRTNIEKYVRVK; encoded by the coding sequence ATGAGAACAGTACTACTATTCGCAGCGGCGGCCGTTTCGCTCGTAGCATGCAAGCCCGATGCTGCATCACAAGAAGCAGCTGCAAACTCTAACCCGCTTATGGGCACTTGGCAGCTTGTTAAAGGCACTGTGATAGATAAGGGCGATACCAGTGTTACCGACTACACCAAAAACAAGAACATATCCTTCGTCAAAATCATCAACGATACGCATTTTGCCTTTTTACAGCACGATGTCCATAAGGGCAAAGACTCCGCCGTATATGTGTCAGGTGGAGGCCGCTACCAACTCAACGACAGCACGTACACCGAGCACCTGGAATATTGTAGCGCCCGGAATTGGGAAGGGAACGACTTTGCCTTCACGGTCTCCATCAAAAGCGACACGCTAGTGCAGCAGGGAGTAGAGAAGGTAGAAGCCAGCGGAATCAACCGAACAAACATTGAGAAATACGTCAGGGTGAAGTAA